Proteins encoded in a region of the Sphingomonas jaspsi DSM 18422 genome:
- a CDS encoding aromatic ring-hydroxylating oxygenase subunit alpha, which translates to MDIARLPRRPTPGQRALAERLAIGPAATGATVETLSARVYLDEDRYAAEQRALFDRLPLPIAPSALLPNINEAVAHDGYGLPLIVSRDSGGKAHVLANVCRHRGTRLLSTADVVPASRIVCPYHAWAYKPDGALAAMPRADCFPGFDKAAHGLVEFPCVEAGGMIWFAKDKAADFTDALALAPDFDAFGMDELYLFERRTHDVPANWKLIMDAFNESYHVQRLHASSIAQFFADGITAIDRVGRHNRIVVGRSDYLHDIDRDDWAALRRAVTYTYQLLPSTVMIVSPDYINLLVMMPQAVGRTLVEDYMLIPEKPMTNEAEAHWRRSWELLDGQTFGEEDFGAAAQCHLGLASGLVPETVLGTLEEGIADFHRRMDEEIQAVVGT; encoded by the coding sequence ATGGACATTGCCCGGCTCCCCCGCCGGCCGACGCCCGGACAGCGCGCGCTTGCGGAGAGGCTCGCGATCGGTCCGGCGGCCACAGGCGCTACGGTCGAAACGCTTTCCGCCCGGGTCTATCTCGACGAGGACCGCTATGCCGCCGAACAGCGTGCGCTGTTCGATCGGTTGCCGCTGCCGATCGCCCCGAGCGCCCTGCTGCCCAACATCAACGAAGCGGTGGCGCATGACGGATACGGCCTGCCGCTGATCGTCAGCCGCGATTCTGGGGGCAAGGCGCATGTTCTGGCCAATGTCTGCCGCCATCGCGGCACGCGCCTGTTGTCGACCGCCGACGTCGTGCCGGCCAGCCGCATCGTCTGCCCCTATCACGCCTGGGCCTACAAGCCTGACGGGGCGCTCGCCGCCATGCCCCGCGCCGACTGCTTCCCCGGCTTCGACAAGGCCGCGCACGGCCTGGTCGAATTTCCCTGCGTGGAGGCGGGCGGGATGATCTGGTTCGCCAAGGATAAGGCCGCGGATTTCACCGACGCGCTGGCCCTCGCGCCCGACTTCGACGCCTTCGGGATGGACGAGCTCTACCTGTTCGAACGACGCACCCATGACGTTCCGGCCAACTGGAAACTTATCATGGACGCGTTCAACGAAAGCTATCACGTCCAGCGGCTGCACGCGTCGAGCATCGCCCAGTTCTTCGCCGACGGAATCACCGCGATCGACCGGGTCGGGCGGCACAACCGGATCGTCGTCGGACGCTCGGACTATCTCCATGACATCGATCGCGACGACTGGGCGGCGCTGCGACGCGCGGTCACCTACACCTACCAGCTGCTGCCATCGACGGTGATGATCGTCAGCCCCGACTATATCAATCTGCTGGTGATGATGCCGCAGGCGGTCGGCCGGACACTGGTCGAGGATTATATGCTGATTCCGGAAAAGCCGATGACCAACGAAGCCGAGGCGCACTGGCGGCGGAGCTGGGAATTGCTCGACGGTCAGACCTTCGGCGAAGAAGATTTCGGCGCGGCGGCGCAATGCCACCTTGGACTCGCATCGGGCCTAGTCCCGGAAACGGTACTGGGGACGCTGGAGGAAGGCATCGCCGATTTCCACCGGCGGATGGACGAGGAAATTCAGGCGGTCGTCGGGACGTAA
- a CDS encoding ArsR/SmtB family transcription factor: MVKNEAVEALGALAQEHRLDLFRLLVQAGRSGMSAGRIADRLGVPNSSLSFHLAQLQKAGLIAQRRDGRSLIYTADYAAMDRLVAYLMENCCAGEGCAVPSEPRGECA, translated from the coding sequence TTGGTGAAGAACGAAGCCGTCGAGGCATTGGGGGCATTGGCCCAGGAGCATCGCTTGGACCTGTTCCGCCTGTTGGTGCAGGCCGGGCGCTCCGGCATGTCAGCAGGCCGGATCGCTGATCGGCTGGGGGTGCCCAACTCGTCGCTCTCATTTCATCTCGCCCAGCTGCAGAAGGCGGGTCTCATCGCCCAACGCCGCGACGGCCGTTCGCTGATTTACACCGCCGACTACGCCGCGATGGACCGGCTGGTCGCTTACCTCATGGAAAATTGCTGCGCGGGCGAAGGGTGCGCGGTTCCTTCCGAACCCCGAGGAGAATGCGCATGA
- the accD gene encoding acetyl-CoA carboxylase, carboxyltransferase subunit beta, whose translation MSWLSRVRNGIQSLTKRQSEDNLWHKCRKCATMVFTKEWAENDYVCPRCDHHDRVGPKVRFDALFDSKRYEELPSPEVREDPLKFRDTKRYTDRIKAARAATDERDALINAFGKIDGKAAVVGVQDFAFMGGSMGVAVGAAFVKGVEKAIQLKCPYILFTAAGGARMQEGILSLMQMPRTTVALAQLREAGLPYIVVLTDPTTGGVTASYAMLGDVQIAEPGALIGFAGQRVIEQTIREKLPEGFQRAEYLLEHGMIDMVVHRHKLKEELARLIDYLTPDTGKGKKAA comes from the coding sequence ATGAGCTGGCTGAGCCGAGTCCGCAATGGCATCCAGTCGCTGACCAAGCGGCAGAGCGAGGACAATTTGTGGCACAAGTGCCGCAAGTGCGCGACGATGGTGTTCACCAAGGAATGGGCGGAAAACGACTATGTCTGCCCGCGCTGCGACCATCATGACCGGGTCGGACCCAAGGTCCGCTTCGACGCCCTGTTCGACAGCAAGCGCTATGAGGAATTGCCGAGCCCCGAAGTTCGCGAAGACCCGCTGAAGTTCCGCGACACCAAGCGCTACACCGACCGTATCAAGGCCGCCCGCGCCGCGACCGACGAGCGCGACGCGCTGATCAACGCCTTCGGCAAGATCGATGGCAAGGCCGCGGTCGTCGGCGTGCAGGACTTTGCTTTCATGGGGGGATCGATGGGCGTGGCGGTCGGCGCCGCCTTCGTCAAGGGCGTCGAAAAGGCGATCCAGCTGAAATGCCCCTACATCCTGTTCACCGCAGCCGGCGGCGCGCGCATGCAGGAAGGCATTTTGTCGCTGATGCAGATGCCCCGCACCACCGTGGCACTGGCGCAGCTGCGCGAAGCGGGCCTGCCCTACATCGTCGTGTTGACAGACCCCACCACCGGCGGCGTTACCGCCAGCTACGCCATGCTGGGCGACGTCCAGATTGCCGAGCCCGGCGCGCTCATCGGCTTTGCCGGCCAGCGCGTGATCGAACAGACGATCCGTGAAAAGCTGCCCGAGGGCTTCCAGCGCGCCGAATATCTCCTCGAGCATGGCATGATCGACATGGTCGTCCACCGCCACAAACTGAAGGAAGAGCTGGCGCGGCTGATCGATTACCTCACGCCCGACACCGGCAAGGGGAAGAAGGCGGCCTGA
- the pyrF gene encoding orotidine-5'-phosphate decarboxylase, protein MTSPIYVAIDTPDMDKARAIAKAVARHAGGIKLGLEFFNHNGRAGVMELADLGLPVFLDLKLHDIPNTVAKAIQALSPLTPAVLTIHASGGRAMMEDAKAAAPLGTKVVGVTMLTSLDESDLAATGVKGSPHDHVERLAALAKEAGLDGIVCSGNEVAAARKAWRDGFFVVPGIRPADASVGDQKRVMTPRSAMDAGASILVIGRPITQAEDPADAVRAISATL, encoded by the coding sequence ATGACCAGCCCCATCTATGTCGCGATCGACACGCCCGACATGGACAAGGCCCGGGCCATCGCCAAGGCGGTCGCGCGCCATGCCGGGGGCATCAAACTGGGCCTGGAATTCTTCAATCACAACGGCCGCGCCGGGGTGATGGAACTGGCCGATCTGGGGCTGCCGGTATTCCTCGACCTGAAGCTCCACGACATCCCCAACACCGTCGCCAAGGCCATCCAGGCCCTGAGCCCGCTGACCCCTGCCGTGCTGACGATCCATGCGTCGGGCGGGCGCGCCATGATGGAAGATGCCAAGGCCGCAGCGCCTTTGGGAACCAAAGTTGTCGGCGTCACCATGCTGACCAGCCTCGACGAAAGCGACCTCGCCGCGACCGGCGTCAAGGGCAGCCCGCACGACCATGTCGAACGGCTGGCCGCACTGGCCAAGGAAGCGGGCCTCGACGGCATCGTCTGTTCAGGCAATGAAGTGGCGGCGGCGCGCAAGGCGTGGCGCGACGGCTTCTTCGTTGTCCCCGGCATCCGCCCCGCCGATGCCAGCGTCGGCGACCAGAAGCGCGTGATGACCCCGCGTAGCGCGATGGACGCGGGCGCATCGATCCTGGTCATCGGACGCCCCATCACCCAGGCCGAGGATCCCGCCGATGCCGTAAGGGCAATCTCGGCGACGCTGTAG
- a CDS encoding serine hydrolase domain-containing protein → MNFRTKLGLGALGTIAAATLLFQPFKHESSSAASQGQAINTRAVALLSTVEPANRKRIDYASLDRRFELMAEKPSMVGLAVGIVENGRITFLRGYGETEEGSGDKVSPETVFRWASVSKGVASTMVAKLAEQNKLSLNQPIYTVAPSLKLPGGNERVATVADALSHRLGLYRNAFDNKLEEGQDVTVLRSSLQTLNSTCRPGTCWSYQNVAYDSASEIVAKVTGVRYQDEVVRALFQPLGMTSASVTMDGLLKAKSWAKPHSVGRRVLTVNDNYYRVPAAGGVNSNIKDMALWMLAQMGTRPDVLDARLLDTIHQPIVATPNERGRMRKFLERLHDPMYGLGWRSYDYAGHHIVGHRGGVEGYRSLILFDPKLKSGVVALWNSNTSQPGGLEFEVMDMLYGLPFRDWMELSAKGAASAQPEDAHSGSGDSRG, encoded by the coding sequence TTGAATTTTCGGACAAAGCTCGGTTTGGGTGCCCTCGGCACGATTGCGGCGGCGACGCTGCTCTTCCAGCCTTTCAAACATGAATCGTCGAGCGCGGCCAGCCAGGGCCAAGCGATCAACACGCGCGCCGTCGCGCTTCTGTCGACCGTGGAGCCCGCCAATCGCAAGCGGATCGACTATGCCTCGCTCGACCGTCGTTTCGAGCTGATGGCGGAAAAGCCGTCGATGGTCGGGCTTGCCGTCGGCATCGTCGAAAACGGCCGGATCACCTTCCTGCGCGGCTACGGCGAGACGGAGGAAGGCAGCGGCGACAAGGTTTCGCCGGAAACCGTTTTCCGCTGGGCTTCAGTGTCGAAAGGCGTCGCCTCGACGATGGTCGCCAAGCTCGCCGAACAGAATAAGCTCAGCCTCAACCAGCCGATCTACACCGTCGCGCCTTCGCTCAAGCTGCCTGGCGGCAATGAGCGGGTGGCGACCGTCGCCGACGCCCTGAGCCACCGCCTTGGGCTTTACCGCAACGCCTTCGACAACAAGCTTGAGGAAGGGCAGGACGTGACGGTCCTGCGCTCCAGCCTCCAGACGCTGAACAGCACCTGCCGGCCCGGCACCTGCTGGAGTTACCAGAACGTCGCCTACGATTCGGCTAGCGAGATCGTCGCCAAGGTGACCGGCGTACGCTACCAGGACGAGGTCGTGCGTGCGCTGTTCCAGCCGCTGGGCATGACGTCGGCGTCGGTGACGATGGACGGGCTGCTGAAGGCGAAGAGCTGGGCCAAGCCGCATTCGGTCGGTCGCCGCGTCCTGACCGTGAACGACAATTACTATCGCGTGCCCGCCGCGGGCGGCGTCAACAGCAACATCAAGGACATGGCGCTGTGGATGCTGGCGCAGATGGGGACACGGCCCGACGTCCTCGATGCACGCCTGCTCGACACCATCCATCAGCCGATCGTGGCGACGCCCAACGAGCGCGGGCGCATGCGCAAGTTCCTGGAACGCTTGCATGACCCGATGTACGGCCTCGGCTGGCGCAGTTACGACTATGCCGGACACCACATCGTCGGCCATCGCGGCGGGGTGGAGGGCTATCGCTCGCTGATCCTGTTCGATCCCAAGCTCAAAAGCGGCGTCGTGGCGCTGTGGAACAGCAATACGTCGCAGCCCGGCGGGCTGGAGTTCGAGGTCATGGACATGCTTTACGGCCTGCCGTTCCGCGACTGGATGGAGCTGAGTGCCAAGGGCGCCGCATCCGCGCAGCCGGAAGACGCGCACAGCGGCAGCGGCGATAGCCGGGGCTGA
- a CDS encoding aquaporin: MSLARRLAAEAVGSFFLFSAVIGSGVMAETLSGGNVAVALLANTLATGAMLFVLISMLGPISGAHFNPAVSGVMASRGELAWGELVPYVAAQLIGGLLGAFAVHLMFDLPILQTSTKLRAGIGQWSGELVATFGLILTIIGTVRHRKEWVAPSVALYIVSAYWFTSSTSFANPAITIVRSLSDSFAGIAPIDVPAFIAAQLVGAAIGALTAKWLFDENPDAR, from the coding sequence ATGAGCCTCGCGCGGCGACTGGCGGCGGAGGCCGTGGGCAGCTTCTTCCTGTTCTCAGCAGTGATCGGGTCGGGCGTAATGGCCGAGACCCTCAGCGGCGGAAACGTTGCCGTAGCGCTGCTGGCCAACACCTTGGCGACCGGCGCGATGCTGTTCGTGCTGATCTCCATGCTCGGGCCGATCAGCGGGGCACATTTCAATCCCGCCGTAAGTGGCGTCATGGCGTCCCGCGGCGAATTGGCCTGGGGGGAGCTTGTTCCCTATGTCGCGGCGCAGCTTATCGGCGGCCTGCTAGGCGCATTTGCCGTCCACCTGATGTTCGACCTGCCGATCCTGCAGACCTCGACCAAATTGCGCGCCGGCATCGGCCAATGGAGCGGCGAGTTGGTTGCTACCTTCGGTCTTATCCTCACCATCATCGGCACCGTCAGGCACCGCAAGGAATGGGTCGCCCCGTCGGTTGCCCTGTACATCGTGTCGGCCTATTGGTTCACCAGCTCGACCAGTTTCGCCAATCCGGCGATCACGATCGTCCGCAGCCTGAGCGACAGCTTTGCCGGCATCGCGCCGATCGACGTTCCCGCGTTCATCGCTGCCCAGCTCGTCGGAGCGGCAATCGGCGCCCTGACGGCCAAATGGCTTTTCGACGAAAATCCCGACGCGCGTTAG
- a CDS encoding PilZ domain-containing protein, whose translation MAERPSVTTFVMTADVPWPADSLPADRLGALDPVTVYEGGEARSCAISKISPLGATIRGAASRAVGGEIAIELVTGQRAAGTIAWTVGDEAGVRFKQPIDMMALLNRKLVAQTSERRKMPRVELRCHVGVKWGPNLAAATLRNISAQGLQIEGDGLPARDTFVSLFIDGLNMPSGVVVWQRERLAGIELMEELAWSSIMPWIRETQRRTLA comes from the coding sequence ATGGCCGAGCGCCCTTCAGTCACCACGTTCGTCATGACGGCCGATGTGCCGTGGCCCGCGGATTCGCTTCCGGCGGACCGGCTCGGCGCGCTCGATCCTGTCACCGTGTACGAAGGCGGGGAGGCGCGATCCTGTGCCATCAGCAAGATTTCCCCCCTCGGCGCCACGATCAGGGGCGCCGCGTCGCGCGCTGTCGGCGGCGAGATCGCGATCGAGCTGGTGACCGGCCAACGCGCCGCCGGCACGATAGCGTGGACGGTGGGCGATGAGGCGGGCGTGCGCTTCAAGCAGCCGATCGACATGATGGCACTGCTCAATCGCAAGCTGGTCGCCCAGACCAGCGAACGGCGCAAGATGCCGCGGGTCGAGCTTCGCTGCCATGTCGGCGTGAAATGGGGTCCCAACCTAGCCGCAGCGACCCTTCGAAACATCAGTGCACAAGGCCTGCAGATCGAGGGCGACGGCCTGCCCGCGCGCGACACCTTCGTCAGCCTGTTCATCGACGGCCTGAACATGCCGAGCGGCGTGGTCGTGTGGCAGCGGGAACGACTGGCCGGGATCGAACTGATGGAAGAACTGGCCTGGTCGTCGATCATGCCTTGGATCCGGGAAACGCAGCGGCGCACGCTGGCCTGA
- a CDS encoding AmpG family muropeptide MFS transporter → MSELAAGRKTSWVDGVRPYLEKAPLAALFLGISSGFPYAMIGATLTTRLKQDGIDKSTITAFTLVFLAYNFKFLWAWIIDGVRLPVLGRLGQRVSWMLVTGVAVMAAVAHLALVDPAKDGIEAVVFAAILVGVAGASFDIVIDAFRIEALEPRQLGVGSGMSQYGWRIGSAGAGALALVVAARYDWQAAYLACAALALPAMLAALLFGEPVRHREAKGKPGLARTVEAVWKPFVEFFKRKGAFLVLLFILLHKIGDTLANLTFRLLFDDLKFTNDEIALWDVGVGFWAYLVGIFIGGMMYTRMGMKRSVLVSLILMAVSNFSFALLSLGGHSNLGMAGAIGFENIASGIGGVCVVAYFSALCDLRFTAAQYALISAAASIVGRFLTGTTAGSMIDTFGYFNFYLLTTAAAVPGIILFWIMMRMGLVDSSIGTAGIEGEGDARKEEA, encoded by the coding sequence GTGAGCGAGTTGGCAGCCGGCCGCAAGACGAGCTGGGTGGACGGGGTCAGGCCCTATCTTGAAAAGGCGCCGCTCGCAGCGCTCTTCCTCGGAATTTCGTCCGGATTTCCTTACGCCATGATCGGCGCGACGCTAACCACCCGCCTGAAGCAGGACGGGATCGACAAATCGACCATCACCGCGTTCACGCTGGTGTTCCTTGCCTACAACTTCAAATTCCTCTGGGCATGGATCATCGACGGCGTGCGCCTGCCCGTGCTCGGTCGGCTAGGACAGCGGGTCAGCTGGATGCTGGTAACAGGTGTCGCGGTCATGGCTGCGGTCGCCCATCTGGCGCTGGTGGATCCGGCGAAGGACGGCATCGAAGCCGTAGTGTTCGCCGCGATCCTCGTCGGGGTGGCCGGCGCCAGCTTCGATATCGTCATCGACGCCTTCCGCATCGAGGCATTGGAGCCGCGTCAGTTGGGCGTCGGGTCGGGCATGAGCCAATATGGCTGGCGCATCGGGTCGGCCGGGGCGGGCGCTTTGGCCCTGGTCGTCGCGGCGCGCTACGACTGGCAGGCGGCCTACCTGGCCTGCGCCGCGCTGGCCCTTCCGGCGATGCTCGCGGCACTATTGTTCGGCGAACCCGTCCGGCACCGCGAGGCCAAGGGCAAGCCCGGCTTGGCCCGGACCGTCGAAGCAGTGTGGAAGCCGTTTGTGGAATTTTTCAAACGCAAGGGTGCGTTCCTCGTCCTGCTGTTCATCCTGCTCCACAAGATCGGCGACACGCTGGCGAACCTCACCTTCCGCTTGCTGTTCGACGACCTGAAATTCACAAATGACGAAATCGCGCTGTGGGACGTCGGAGTGGGCTTCTGGGCCTATCTTGTCGGCATCTTCATCGGCGGCATGATGTACACCCGAATGGGCATGAAGCGGTCGGTGCTGGTCAGCCTGATCCTGATGGCTGTCAGCAACTTCAGCTTCGCGCTGTTGTCGCTGGGTGGCCATTCCAATCTGGGCATGGCCGGTGCGATCGGGTTCGAGAACATCGCCAGCGGGATCGGCGGAGTCTGCGTCGTCGCCTATTTCTCGGCATTGTGCGACCTGCGCTTCACGGCTGCGCAATATGCGCTGATCTCGGCGGCGGCGAGCATCGTTGGGCGGTTCCTCACGGGCACCACCGCCGGTTCGATGATCGACACCTTCGGCTATTTCAACTTCTACCTGCTGACGACAGCGGCTGCGGTGCCGGGCATCATCCTGTTCTGGATCATGATGCGGATGGGTTTGGTCGACAGTTCGATTGGCACGGCGGGCATCGAAGGCGAAGGCGACGCAAGGAAGGAAGAGGCCTAA
- a CDS encoding bifunctional folylpolyglutamate synthase/dihydrofolate synthase has translation MADFARSADPRVQAELDRLHKIGPGADVLGLDRISRLLERLGRQQDRLPPVFHVAGTNGKGSTCAFLRAMLEAAGYRVHVFTSPHLVRFNERIRIAGKLVEDSELADLLAEVREAGADIGPSFFEATTAAAFLAFARHPADACIIEVGLGGRLDATNVIERPLVTGIASLGIDHRQFLGDTLGEIAREKAGIAKPGVPMVTLAYEPEAEAAIDARLAAVNVERVRLGEQWQAAPSHTGFHFRDQHGALDLPHPGLPGDHQMLNAGLALAMLRRQAALPVSDAAARQGIAAARWPARLQRLTSGKLVDRLPRGIEVILDGAHNRNAAEAVAKALRGGGPINIVTGILRNRGTDEVLAPFAGMAKRLLAVPLSGHDHHDPRDIIWQAGEMLGVKGGSPADNVGQAFDWLAGLMAKDGVEPGERVLIVGSLYLAGAVLEANGTLPD, from the coding sequence ATGGCCGACTTCGCGAGGTCCGCCGACCCGCGTGTGCAAGCGGAGCTCGACCGGCTGCACAAGATCGGCCCGGGCGCGGACGTCCTCGGCCTCGATCGGATATCGCGTCTGCTGGAGCGGCTCGGGCGGCAGCAGGACCGGTTGCCGCCGGTTTTCCATGTGGCCGGAACCAACGGCAAGGGATCGACCTGCGCCTTCCTGCGCGCGATGCTGGAGGCGGCGGGCTACCGCGTCCATGTCTTCACCAGTCCGCACCTCGTCCGCTTCAACGAGCGCATCCGCATCGCGGGAAAGCTGGTTGAGGATAGCGAACTGGCCGACCTGCTGGCCGAAGTGCGCGAGGCGGGCGCGGATATCGGCCCCAGCTTTTTCGAAGCGACCACCGCGGCCGCCTTCCTCGCCTTTGCGCGCCATCCGGCCGATGCCTGCATTATCGAAGTCGGCCTCGGCGGCAGGCTCGACGCGACCAATGTCATCGAACGGCCGCTTGTGACCGGCATCGCCAGCCTCGGCATCGATCACCGCCAGTTCCTCGGCGACACCTTGGGCGAGATTGCAAGGGAGAAAGCGGGCATCGCCAAGCCCGGCGTGCCGATGGTGACTCTGGCGTATGAGCCAGAAGCCGAAGCCGCGATCGATGCGCGGCTCGCCGCTGTCAATGTCGAGCGAGTCAGGCTCGGCGAACAGTGGCAGGCCGCGCCCTCCCACACCGGCTTTCATTTCCGCGACCAGCATGGCGCGCTCGACCTGCCTCACCCCGGCCTTCCCGGCGATCACCAGATGCTGAATGCCGGGCTGGCGCTGGCGATGCTGCGGCGCCAGGCCGCTCTTCCGGTCAGTGACGCAGCGGCCCGCCAGGGCATCGCCGCGGCCCGCTGGCCCGCGCGGCTTCAGCGTCTGACAAGCGGTAAACTGGTCGACCGTCTGCCGCGCGGGATCGAAGTCATTCTCGACGGTGCCCACAACCGCAATGCTGCCGAGGCGGTCGCCAAGGCGTTGCGCGGTGGCGGACCAATCAACATCGTCACCGGCATTCTGCGCAACCGCGGAACCGATGAGGTGCTCGCGCCCTTCGCCGGGATGGCCAAACGCCTGCTGGCCGTCCCGCTTTCTGGCCACGACCATCACGACCCGCGCGACATCATCTGGCAAGCCGGCGAGATGTTGGGCGTCAAGGGCGGCTCGCCCGCCGACAACGTCGGACAAGCGTTCGACTGGCTCGCCGGGTTGATGGCCAAAGACGGCGTCGAGCCCGGCGAACGGGTGCTCATCGTCGGGTCACTCTATCTGGCTGGTGCCGTCCTCGAAGCGAACGGCACCCTGCCCGATTAG
- a CDS encoding response regulator — MLFGKRTRNVKRILIVEDEPLTAFDNEQMLSAAGYEVVGTVDRVAEAVPLLDHEDGVDLILSDVRLTGQRTGIDLARIAKERGIPLLFVTGREPEGAEALALGVLLKPYSHKQLRTALDAIDRHLGGELPKPPKGLTLYVPTTA, encoded by the coding sequence ATGTTGTTCGGCAAGCGCACACGCAACGTCAAGCGCATCCTCATCGTCGAGGATGAGCCACTGACCGCGTTCGACAACGAACAGATGCTCTCCGCCGCGGGCTATGAAGTGGTCGGCACCGTCGACCGCGTGGCGGAGGCGGTGCCCCTACTCGATCATGAGGACGGCGTCGACCTTATCCTGTCTGACGTTCGATTGACGGGCCAGCGAACCGGGATCGACCTGGCCCGGATCGCCAAGGAACGGGGCATTCCCCTACTGTTCGTGACGGGGCGCGAACCGGAAGGCGCCGAGGCGCTGGCGCTAGGTGTGCTGCTGAAACCCTATTCGCACAAGCAATTGCGGACCGCGCTCGACGCGATCGACCGGCATCTGGGAGGCGAGCTGCCAAAGCCGCCCAAGGGCCTGACGCTTTACGTCCCGACGACCGCCTGA
- a CDS encoding ArsI/CadI family heavy metal resistance metalloenzyme, whose translation MKRFHVHVGVTDLDQSIAFYSTLFGVAPTVTKHDYAKWMLDDPRVNFAISSGHHAVKGIEHLGIQAETTEELQQVYGMLKDAGRPVLEEGATTCCYAKSEKSWISDPDGVVWETFHTSGEATVYGDSPALDAVSLNAAAGQCCAPSCGG comes from the coding sequence ATGAAACGATTCCACGTTCACGTCGGCGTGACCGACCTCGACCAGTCGATCGCCTTTTATTCCACGCTGTTCGGCGTAGCGCCGACCGTCACCAAGCACGACTATGCCAAGTGGATGCTCGACGATCCGCGCGTCAATTTCGCCATCTCGTCGGGCCACCACGCGGTGAAGGGGATCGAACATCTCGGTATCCAGGCCGAAACGACCGAAGAGCTGCAGCAGGTCTACGGGATGCTTAAGGACGCGGGCCGGCCGGTGCTGGAAGAAGGTGCCACGACCTGCTGCTATGCCAAGAGCGAGAAGAGCTGGATCAGCGACCCCGACGGCGTCGTGTGGGAAACCTTTCACACCAGCGGCGAGGCCACCGTCTATGGCGACAGCCCGGCGCTCGATGCCGTTTCGCTGAACGCCGCCGCCGGCCAGTGCTGCGCGCCGAGCTGCGGAGGCTGA